AGAAATAGAACAAAAATAAAACAACGCGGGTATAAACAAATTGAATATGCAAAAAGCTAAACCCATAGGCATAATAGGCGCAGGAAGTTTTGGAACGGCCCTCGCCGTCAATTTTTCAAAATTTACGCCGCATGTCTACTTAAAAGCCAGAAGCAAAGAATTTGCCGAAAAATTAAATAGGGAGAGGCAAAACGAATGTTATCTTAAAGGGGTGCCGCTTAGCGAGAATATAATAATAACAGACGATTATGAAACTATTTTTAAGAACTGCCATATTATATTTCTTGCCGTGCCTTCGAATGCATTACGGGAGACTTTATTGGATATAAAGACATATAGCGGCAAGTTTAACCTTCAAGGTTATATTTTCGTGAATACGGCAAAAGGTTTAGGCGATAAGTCTATGGAACTGCCGCACAAAGTTTTTTCAAGAACCCTCGGGAATTTAATGCTCGAAAGATATGCGGTTTTAAGCGGCCCAAGTTTTGCGGTCGAAGTCTCTAAGCATCTTCCCACGGCCGTGTGCGTCGCGTCTTTTAATAAAAAAATTTTAGACGAATTAAAAAATTTCTTTAAAAATATAGTAAACTTTAGAATATACACCTTAGACGATGTTATAGGGGTTGAACTGGGCGGGAGCCTTAAAAACATTGTTGCGCTGGCGGCAGGTATTTCCGATGGACTTGGTTTGGGCAATAATGCCAGAGCGGCGCTTTTAACGAGAGGGGTAATCGAAATGACGAGATTCGGCGAGGCTTTGGGGGCAGATAATATCACATTTACCGGTTTGTCCGGCTTAGGCGATTTAATACTTACATCGACATCGGATTTAAGCCGGAACAGATCTGTCGGGGTAAGGATAGGAAAAGGCGAGAGCTTAGATTCTATTGTAAAAGATATGAAAATGGTAGCGGAGGGTATAGCCACGACAAAGTCCGTCCACATAATAGCTAA
This is a stretch of genomic DNA from Candidatus Acidulodesulfobacterium ferriphilum. It encodes these proteins:
- a CDS encoding NAD(P)-dependent glycerol-3-phosphate dehydrogenase — encoded protein: MNMQKAKPIGIIGAGSFGTALAVNFSKFTPHVYLKARSKEFAEKLNRERQNECYLKGVPLSENIIITDDYETIFKNCHIIFLAVPSNALRETLLDIKTYSGKFNLQGYIFVNTAKGLGDKSMELPHKVFSRTLGNLMLERYAVLSGPSFAVEVSKHLPTAVCVASFNKKILDELKNFFKNIVNFRIYTLDDVIGVELGGSLKNIVALAAGISDGLGLGNNARAALLTRGVIEMTRFGEALGADNITFTGLSGLGDLILTSTSDLSRNRSVGVRIGKGESLDSIVKDMKMVAEGIATTKSVHIIAKEKNIYMPITDVVYSVLYEGLKPADAIVKLLERDIKNEFV